In one Amaranthus tricolor cultivar Red isolate AtriRed21 chromosome 8, ASM2621246v1, whole genome shotgun sequence genomic region, the following are encoded:
- the LOC130821119 gene encoding glucan endo-1,3-beta-glucosidase 3-like, whose amino-acid sequence MKGGKSMVILVFLLGLLLVHSLHSAEQKAFVGVNIGLDVSDEISPTQVVALLKEQNIRHVRLFDANQAMLLALANTGIQVIVSVPNEQLLGIGKSNATAANWVARNIVAHVPATNITAIAVGSEVLTALPNAAPILVSALNYIHSALVASNLDSKIKVSTPHASAIIVDSFPPSQAFFNRTWDPVMVPLLKFLKFTDSYFMINVYPYYDYMQSNGIIPLDYALFRPLPPNKEAVDANTLLHYTNVFDAVVDAAYFAMSNLNFTNVPIIVTESGWPSKGDASEPDATIENANTYNSNLIRRVYNNTGTPKHPGTAVSTYIYELYNEVLRPGLISEKNWGLFESSGAPVYILHLTGSGTILANDTTNQTFCTAKGGADPKMLQAALDWACGPGKVDCSPLLQGEPCYEPNNIVAHANYAFDTYYHKMAMEPGTCYFNGVATITTSDPSHGSCIFPGSDGRNETFSNHTALAPSESTTSSGTLYQYSYIAPWIIAVSSILWYAFLL is encoded by the exons ATGAAGGGAGGTAAATCAATGGTTATACTAGTATTTCTACTAGGACTACTCCTTGTTCACTCTCTTCATTCTGCTGAACAAA AGGCCTTTGTAGGTGTTAACATAGGACTGGATGTCTCTGATGAGATTAGTCCAACTCAGGTGGTTGCCCTTCTCAAAGAACAAAACATCCGGCATGTGCGCTTATTTGATGCCAACCAGGCTATGCTCCTTGCTCTTGCCAACACAGGAATCCAGGTCATTGTCTCTGTTCCTAATGAGCAGCTTCTTGGAATCGGGAAATCGAATGCTACTGCAGCCAACTGGGTAGCTCGAAATATTGTGGCTCATGTACCTGCCACTAACATCACAGCCATAGCTGTAGGCTCCGAGGTTCTTACCGCCCTTCCAAATGCAGCTCCAATCTTAGTTAGTGCGCTGAATTACATTCATTCAGCTCTTGTTGCTTCAAATCTTGATTCCAAGATCAAGGTGTCAACTCCACACGCTTCTGCAATTATAGTCGATTCTTTCCCACCCTCCCAAGCTTTCTTCAACCGTACATGGGACCCAGTCATGGTCCCCTTGCTGAAATTCCTAAAGTTTACAGACTCATATTTCATGATTAATGTATACCCATACTATGATTATATGCAGTCAAATGGCATCATCCCATTGGACTATGCTCTTTTCCGTCCTCTTCCTCCAAACAAAGAAGCTGTAGATGCCAACACTCTCTTGCATTATACCAATGTTTTTGATGCTGTTGTCGATGCTGCTTATTTTGCAATGTCCAATCTGAACTTCACCAATGTTCCGATTATTGTGACTGAATCAGGTTGGCCTTCCAAGGGTGATGCATCTGAGCCTGATGCCACCATTGAAAATGCTAATACGTATAATAGTAATCTCATTAGGCGAGTTTACAACAACACAGGGACACCCAAGCATCCTGGAACAGCAGTTAGTACGTACATATATGAATTGTACAACGAGGTTTTAAGGCCTGGATTAATTTCAGAGAAAAACTGGGGGCTTTTTGAATCAAGTGGTGCCCCCGTGTATATTCTGCATCTAACTGGTTCAGGGACAATATTGGCAAATGACACGACAAACCAAACTTTCTGTACTGCTAAAGGAGGTGCAGATCCTAAGATGCTTCAGGCAGCATTGGATTGGGCATGTGGGCCTGGAAAAGTTGATTGTTCGCCTTTATTGCAGGGAGAACCTTGTTATGAACCGAATAATATTGTTGCCCATGCAAATTATGCTTTTGACACTTATTACCATAAAATGGCCATGGAACCTGGTACCTGTTACTTTAATGGAGTGGCTACCATTACCACTTCTGACCCAA GTCATGGTTCATGTATATTTCCTGGGAG TGATGGAAGGAATGAAACCTTTTCAAATCATACAGCACTTGCTCCATCTGAAAGCACGACAAGTTCTGGTACTCTTTATCAGTATAGTTACATTGCACCCTGGATAATTGCAGTTAGCAGTATTCTTTGGTATGCTTTTTTGCTATGA
- the LOC130821120 gene encoding F-box protein SKIP28-like — MEDEGSAHEALFYVLSYLPLHQLLIMSQVSKSIRDVIRDDILIWLHIVVKNPLSRRLTDDILIQITSKARGRLRTLALLDCVNITDAGILQVVHANRVLNKLYVPGCTRLTPGGIIRAVERLAAQSIVFISLKISGIYNISKEDLFTLQSYVSQSTQKQPIFYHNYWSSSFRSVDEHNSVIDVEICPKCEEVKLVFDCPKESDCRGCLQCITRCIVCGRCISEQDADEQGDTLCNDSVCLDCWLCLPKCNHCNKPFCPRHTHKQLNHHGSEGFVCNVCQAKSLLVYCEE; from the exons ATGGAGGATGAAGGATCAGCACATGAAGCACTATTCTATGTGTTGTCATATCTTCCCCTGCACCAGCTTCTAATCATGAGCCAAGTTAGCAAGTCCATTAGAGACGTTATTCGAGACGATATATTGATATGGCTCCACATTGTTGTCAAAAATCCTTTAAGTAGACGCCTCACCGATGATATTTTGATCCAAATTACCTCTAAAGCTCGTGGTAGGCTCCGAACTTTGGCCTTGCTCGACTGTGTCAATATTACAGATGCTGGAATACTGCAGGTGGTTCACGCAAATCGCGTTCTAAATAAG CTGTATGTACCGGGATGTACAAGATTAACACCTGGAGGGATTATCCGAGCAGTGGAGAGATTAGCTGCACAATCAATCGTGTTCATTAGTTTGAAGATCAGTGGCATTTACAACATCAGTAAAGAAGACCTGTTCACACTGCAATCATATGTATCCCAATCAACACAGAAACAGCCCATATTCTACCACAACTACTGGAGTTCCTCCTTTCGTAGTGTAGATGAGCATAACTCGGTTATCGATGTGGAAATATGTCCCAAATGTGAGGAGGTCAAGTTAGTGTTCGATTGCCCCAAGGAATCCGACTGCAGAGGTTGCTTGCAGTGCATTACAAGGTGCATAGTTTGTGGTCGATGCATTTCTGAACAAGATGCGGATGAACAAGGAGACACTTTATGCAATGACTCCGTCTGTCTAGACTGCTGGCTTTGCCTTCCAAAGTGTAACCATTGTAATAAGCCATTTTGTCCCCGACACACTCATAAACAGCTTAATCACCATGGTTCTGAAGGGTTCGTTTGCAATGTATGCCAGGCAAAATCGTTATTGGTCTACTGTGAAGAATAG